The Thioalkalivibrio sulfidiphilus HL-EbGr7 genome includes a window with the following:
- a CDS encoding DUF935 domain-containing protein, whose amino-acid sequence MVALVDQHGRPIRRQELAGEVQTATVAYLRREFADHPSRGLTPAKLARILEDAEQGDLVAQARLGEDMEEKDAHLYAELSKRRRALLGLDWDLRPPEGATERERRETSRIEALIRELDWEAIVYDAAAAILYGYSCQEIDWERSAGEWRPRAIDYRQPDWFMVQPEARDTLRLRSAGGQGEALRPWGWVVHVHKAKSGYLARGALTRVLAWPFLFRNFSARDMAEFLEIYGLPLRLGRYPNGANEQEKATLMKAVVNIGHAAAGIVPDGMQVEFKEAAKGQSDPFMAMIGWAERSVSKAILGATLTSQTGESGGGSYALGEVHNEVRHDILRSDARQIARTLTQALVVPLVRLNTRLTRMPQWVFDTEQPEDLKAYADALPKLAKVMRIPARWAYDKLRIPQPEGDEPVLEVAAPALPGRAALRDRRAAPPARAAARTAGDDTLVSEWADRLERDHAAAFDNLLAPLRGLLGEVDSLAELRERLADVYDDMPEEQLAQLLHRALAAAELAGRDEVAEQDGGEA is encoded by the coding sequence ATGGTAGCGCTGGTGGATCAACACGGCCGGCCAATCCGCCGGCAGGAGCTGGCCGGCGAGGTGCAGACCGCCACGGTGGCGTATCTGCGCCGCGAGTTCGCCGACCACCCGAGCCGCGGGCTGACCCCGGCCAAGCTGGCGCGCATCCTGGAGGATGCCGAGCAGGGCGACCTGGTGGCTCAGGCGCGCCTGGGCGAGGACATGGAGGAGAAGGACGCCCATCTCTACGCCGAACTGTCCAAGCGCCGCCGGGCGCTGCTGGGGCTGGACTGGGACCTGCGCCCGCCGGAGGGCGCCACCGAGCGCGAGCGCCGCGAGACCTCGCGCATCGAGGCGCTGATTCGCGAGCTGGACTGGGAGGCGATCGTCTACGACGCGGCGGCGGCGATCCTGTACGGCTACAGCTGCCAGGAGATCGACTGGGAGCGCAGCGCCGGCGAGTGGCGGCCGCGGGCGATCGACTACCGTCAGCCCGACTGGTTCATGGTGCAGCCCGAGGCGCGCGACACCCTGCGCCTGCGCAGCGCCGGCGGCCAGGGCGAGGCGCTGCGGCCGTGGGGCTGGGTAGTGCACGTGCACAAGGCCAAGAGCGGCTACCTGGCGCGCGGCGCGCTGACCCGGGTGCTGGCCTGGCCCTTCCTGTTCCGCAACTTCAGCGCGCGGGACATGGCCGAGTTCCTGGAGATCTACGGGCTGCCGCTGCGCCTGGGGCGCTACCCCAACGGCGCCAATGAGCAGGAGAAGGCCACGCTGATGAAGGCGGTGGTGAACATCGGCCATGCCGCCGCGGGGATCGTGCCCGATGGCATGCAGGTGGAGTTCAAGGAGGCCGCCAAGGGGCAGAGCGACCCCTTCATGGCGATGATCGGCTGGGCCGAGCGCTCGGTGAGCAAGGCGATCCTGGGCGCCACCCTGACCAGCCAGACCGGCGAGAGCGGCGGCGGCTCCTACGCCCTGGGCGAGGTGCACAACGAGGTGCGCCACGACATCCTGCGCAGCGACGCGCGCCAGATCGCCCGCACCCTGACCCAGGCGCTGGTGGTGCCCCTAGTGCGTCTCAACACTCGCCTGACGCGCATGCCGCAGTGGGTGTTCGACACCGAGCAGCCGGAGGACCTGAAGGCCTACGCCGACGCCCTGCCGAAACTGGCCAAGGTGATGCGCATCCCGGCGCGCTGGGCCTACGACAAGCTGCGCATTCCCCAGCCGGAGGGCGACGAGCCGGTGCTGGAGGTGGCCGCCCCGGCGCTGCCCGGGCGCGCGGCGCTGCGCGATCGGCGCGCCGCCCCGCCGGCGCGGGCGGCGGCGCGCACCGCTGGCGACGACACCCTGGTGAGCGAGTGGGCCGATCGGCTGGAGCGCGACCACGCGGCGGCCTTCGACAACCTGCTGGCCCCGCTGCGCGGCCTGCTGGGCGAGGTCGACTCCCTGGCCGAGCTGCGCGAGCGCCTGGCCGACGTGTACGACGACATGCCCGAGGAGCAGCTGGCGCAGCTGCTGCATCGCGCCCTGGCCGCCGCCGAGCTGGCCGGGCGCGACGAGGTGGCCGAGCAGGACGGGGGCGAGGCATGA
- a CDS encoding DUF3486 family protein yields the protein MPKRSKVFELPQDVREELNEKLVATGFQGYEALAGWLAERGFQVSRSSVQRYGSELQAEFEAAMGDVRKTTEMAKAFTEGDDDAKGSLVDATARIVQEQLLRITIALRKAEHEPEKAAKYMASVTHALADIGRMSLGQKKWAREVRREVAQEAADKAAEVAKRGGLSAEVVNDLRRELLGIAK from the coding sequence ATGCCGAAACGCTCCAAGGTCTTCGAACTGCCCCAGGACGTGCGCGAGGAGCTGAACGAGAAGCTGGTGGCCACGGGCTTCCAGGGCTACGAGGCGCTGGCGGGGTGGCTCGCCGAGCGCGGCTTCCAGGTGTCGCGCTCCAGCGTGCAGCGCTACGGCTCGGAGCTGCAGGCCGAGTTCGAGGCGGCGATGGGCGACGTGCGCAAGACCACCGAGATGGCCAAGGCGTTCACCGAGGGCGACGACGACGCCAAGGGCTCGCTGGTGGACGCCACGGCGCGGATCGTGCAGGAGCAGCTGCTGCGCATCACCATCGCGCTGCGCAAGGCCGAGCACGAGCCGGAGAAGGCCGCCAAGTACATGGCCAGCGTGACCCACGCCCTGGCCGACATCGGCCGCATGAGCCTGGGCCAGAAGAAGTGGGCCCGCGAGGTGCGCCGCGAGGTGGCCCAGGAGGCCGCCGACAAGGCGGCCGAGGTGGCCAAGCGCGGCGGACTCTCCGCCGAGGTAGTCAACGACCTGCGCCGCGAGCTGCTGGGGATCGCCAAATGA
- a CDS encoding transglycosylase SLT domain-containing protein, which yields MARTSRLSPYWTDRFRAERQASGLLRLLIGLWLLAWLFSEAAHAQALPAAAQQHQRELTRVVQQEWGMGGRVAVHAAQIHQESGWRAHVDSPVGAQGLAQFMPGTSAWIVEIYPDLGRAAPYSPAWAMRAMVRYNRWHWRRIQNAADVCERWAFTLSAYNGGLGWVNRDRRLATAAGDDPAVWFGSVERYTARAGWAERENRHYVRRILLELAPRYDRAGWHGGLPC from the coding sequence ATGGCGCGCACTTCCCGGCTCTCGCCGTACTGGACCGACCGGTTCCGGGCCGAGCGGCAGGCAAGCGGCCTGCTGCGCCTGTTGATCGGGCTGTGGCTGCTGGCCTGGCTGTTTTCCGAGGCCGCGCACGCCCAGGCCCTTCCCGCCGCCGCCCAGCAGCACCAGCGCGAGCTGACCCGCGTGGTGCAGCAGGAGTGGGGCATGGGCGGTCGGGTGGCGGTGCATGCGGCGCAGATTCACCAGGAGAGCGGCTGGCGGGCGCACGTGGACAGCCCGGTGGGCGCCCAGGGCCTGGCGCAGTTCATGCCGGGCACCAGCGCCTGGATCGTGGAGATCTACCCCGACCTGGGCCGCGCCGCGCCCTACTCGCCGGCCTGGGCCATGCGCGCCATGGTGCGCTACAACCGCTGGCACTGGCGGCGCATCCAGAATGCAGCCGATGTGTGCGAGCGCTGGGCCTTTACCCTCTCGGCCTATAACGGCGGGTTGGGCTGGGTGAACCGCGACCGGCGCCTGGCCACGGCCGCCGGCGACGATCCCGCCGTGTGGTTCGGCAGCGTGGAGCGCTACACGGCCCGGGCCGGGTGGGCCGAGCGCGAGAACCGCCACTATGTGCGCCGCATCCTGCTCGAGCTGGCCCCGCGCTACGATCGGGCCGGGTGGCATGGGGGGCTGCCATGCTGA
- a CDS encoding putative holin, which produces MTRETLLDKLRVGPWLIAALIMAAVVGWLYPHQLGVLLWSLTKLSFGAYLGYWIDRTIFPYARPGDFLQLHVKSVSLLMLRRAIIIAAVIIALGLGV; this is translated from the coding sequence ATGACCCGCGAAACCCTACTCGACAAACTGCGCGTCGGCCCCTGGCTGATCGCCGCCCTGATCATGGCCGCCGTGGTCGGCTGGCTCTATCCGCACCAACTCGGCGTGCTGCTGTGGAGCCTGACGAAGCTCAGCTTCGGCGCCTATCTCGGCTACTGGATCGACAGGACGATTTTCCCCTACGCCCGTCCGGGCGACTTTCTCCAACTGCACGTGAAGTCCGTGTCGCTGCTGATGCTGCGCCGGGCGATCATCATCGCCGCCGTGATCATCGCCCTCGGCCTGGGGGTATGA
- a CDS encoding Mor transcription activator family protein, protein MSDSRHDAQADMGFEVPADALEQLQDPEITKKWPQALTDMLMVIEGAYRRGGDDEQTARARAFVAVRALAHYHGGHIFYLPKGQQIDRALRDREIWERHDGANVAELAREFELNEVRIYKILAEQRKLARARRQPDLFERRD, encoded by the coding sequence ATGAGTGATTCACGACACGACGCCCAGGCCGACATGGGCTTCGAGGTGCCGGCCGACGCCCTGGAGCAGCTGCAGGACCCGGAGATCACCAAGAAGTGGCCGCAGGCGCTGACCGACATGTTGATGGTGATCGAGGGCGCCTACCGCCGCGGCGGCGACGACGAGCAGACCGCTCGGGCGCGCGCCTTCGTGGCGGTGCGGGCGCTGGCGCACTACCATGGGGGGCACATCTTCTACCTGCCCAAGGGGCAGCAGATCGACCGCGCCCTGCGCGATCGCGAGATCTGGGAGCGCCACGACGGCGCCAACGTGGCCGAGCTGGCCCGCGAGTTCGAGCTGAACGAGGTTCGCATCTACAAGATTCTGGCGGAACAGCGTAAGCTGGCCCGTGCGCGCCGCCAGCCCGACCTGTTCGAGCGCCGCGACTGA
- a CDS encoding regulatory protein GemA — MISRGKLAQIHIAKQQLGLDDEAYRALLARAAGVSSSKQLDDRGVTLVLNEFKRLGFKPRVPKRAGRLPNTFNKHEQMAKIEAQLADMGLAWAYAEAIAKRQTGIERLDWLRTEKQFKGVIAALHIEQEKRGYLEYIDRCLVAMGETRENLPRRYRLPQRWERNLPVLKALAKALPEPPRNTDEPACKD; from the coding sequence ATGATCTCACGCGGGAAGCTGGCCCAGATCCATATCGCCAAGCAACAGCTCGGCCTGGACGACGAGGCCTACCGTGCACTGCTGGCCCGTGCCGCCGGGGTGAGCAGCTCCAAGCAGTTGGACGATCGGGGCGTGACCCTGGTGCTCAACGAGTTCAAGCGCCTGGGCTTCAAGCCCAGGGTGCCGAAGCGCGCCGGGCGCTTGCCCAATACGTTCAACAAGCACGAGCAGATGGCCAAGATCGAGGCGCAGTTGGCCGACATGGGGTTGGCCTGGGCGTATGCCGAAGCCATCGCCAAGCGTCAGACAGGCATCGAGCGCCTCGACTGGCTGCGCACCGAAAAGCAGTTCAAGGGCGTGATCGCCGCGCTGCACATCGAGCAGGAGAAGCGTGGCTACCTGGAGTACATCGACCGCTGCCTGGTGGCCATGGGTGAGACCCGCGAGAACCTGCCCCGGCGTTACCGCCTGCCGCAGCGCTGGGAGCGCAACCTGCCCGTGCTCAAGGCGCTGGCCAAGGCGTTGCCCGAGCCACCCAGGAATACCGATGAACCGGCCTGTAAGGACTGA
- a CDS encoding DUF3164 family protein has translation MNAPQQIPEGYRLDARGRLIPEEQIRPIDQLRDELVLSIVDRACELRDELRDFKADVFSEIERFVETSAAEYDVQVGGKKGNVQLVSFCGRYKVVRAIQEHITFDERLQAAKGLLDECLREWTADARPEIATIVQDAFRVDSAGNIRTGQVLSLRRLDIQDSRWLRAMDAISDAVQVTGSKSYVRIYERVGDSDQYKPISLDIAGV, from the coding sequence ATGAACGCCCCCCAGCAGATCCCCGAGGGCTATCGCCTGGACGCCCGGGGCCGCCTGATCCCCGAGGAGCAGATCAGGCCCATCGACCAGCTGCGCGACGAGTTGGTGCTGTCGATCGTCGATCGTGCCTGCGAGCTGCGTGATGAGCTGCGCGACTTCAAGGCGGACGTCTTCAGCGAGATCGAGCGCTTCGTGGAGACCAGCGCTGCCGAGTACGACGTCCAGGTCGGCGGAAAGAAGGGCAACGTGCAACTGGTCTCGTTCTGCGGCCGCTACAAGGTCGTGAGGGCCATCCAGGAACACATCACCTTCGACGAGAGATTGCAGGCCGCCAAGGGCCTGCTGGATGAGTGCCTGCGCGAGTGGACCGCCGACGCCCGGCCCGAGATCGCCACCATCGTGCAGGATGCGTTCAGGGTCGACAGCGCGGGCAACATCCGTACCGGCCAGGTGCTGAGCCTGCGCCGGCTGGATATTCAGGACTCGCGCTGGCTGCGCGCGATGGATGCCATCAGCGACGCGGTGCAGGTGACCGGCTCCAAGAGCTACGTGCGCATCTACGAGCGGGTTGGCGACAGCGACCAGTACAAGCCCATCAGTCTTGATATCGCGGGGGTGTGA
- a CDS encoding AAA family ATPase: MSNEKVITMRSSAKSDDALIAAIRQEMDESGLSQTRLAAQIGKSSSALSQYFNGTYPSAKGREEIATLLAQWLDARHEKRRSLSEIPEVPGYTETPSGKRIQAALSYAQMFGDSAVVYGLPGVGKTCTAQEYQRSAPNVWIATMSPATATVAAALEEVCDAVGLRDTLHGAARMKRAIARRIRGTQGLLIIDEAQHLSTRALEELRTLNDATGVGLAYMGSEKVHVRLTGGSRSDDTAQLFSRQGKWVGIQKTTAKDIAALVAAWHIDDSRVMDAAQEIGSRPGGLRGLTKALRLASMFAAGEGGAMQREHLVQAWRDLQGGEA, translated from the coding sequence ATGAGCAACGAAAAGGTCATCACCATGCGCAGCAGCGCCAAGAGCGACGACGCACTGATTGCCGCCATTCGTCAGGAAATGGACGAGTCCGGGCTGTCGCAGACGCGGCTCGCCGCGCAGATCGGCAAGTCGTCGTCGGCGCTGTCGCAGTACTTCAACGGCACCTACCCCAGCGCCAAGGGGCGCGAGGAGATCGCCACGCTGCTGGCGCAGTGGCTCGACGCCCGCCACGAGAAGCGCCGCAGCCTGAGCGAGATCCCCGAGGTGCCGGGCTATACCGAGACACCCAGCGGCAAGCGCATTCAGGCCGCGCTGTCCTACGCGCAGATGTTCGGCGACAGCGCGGTGGTCTACGGCCTGCCGGGGGTCGGCAAGACCTGCACCGCCCAGGAGTACCAGCGCAGCGCGCCCAATGTATGGATCGCCACCATGTCGCCGGCCACCGCCACGGTGGCGGCCGCCCTCGAGGAGGTGTGCGACGCCGTGGGCCTGCGCGACACGCTGCACGGCGCCGCCCGGATGAAGCGCGCCATCGCCCGGCGCATCCGCGGCACCCAGGGCCTGTTGATCATCGACGAGGCGCAGCACCTGAGCACCCGCGCCCTGGAGGAGCTGCGCACCCTCAACGACGCCACCGGCGTGGGGCTGGCCTACATGGGCAGCGAGAAGGTGCACGTGCGACTCACCGGCGGCAGCCGCAGCGACGACACCGCCCAGCTGTTCAGCCGCCAAGGCAAGTGGGTCGGCATCCAGAAGACCACCGCCAAGGACATCGCCGCGCTGGTCGCCGCCTGGCACATCGACGACTCCCGCGTGATGGATGCCGCCCAGGAGATCGGCTCGCGCCCCGGCGGCCTGCGCGGCCTGACCAAGGCGCTGCGCCTGGCCAGCATGTTCGCCGCCGGCGAGGGCGGCGCCATGCAGCGCGAACACCTGGTGCAGGCCTGGCGCGACCTGCAGGGAGGTGAGGCATGA
- a CDS encoding transposase domain-containing protein, with amino-acid sequence MSAREEQWFSAKALAGLPGMPGTQQNVTAKAKRDGWACRKRSGKGGGREYAFSSLPIATQAALLKAAEPAARAARAAQGEPAGAPGEYDAEALWAWAATRPASLQKEGERRAALLDQVMVLVNGGQPFRAAAKAVAEQHADATPGTLKNWYYGVNGQPGARHFARHDWPAALIPRYAGRTEKAPCSPEAWDVFKADYLRLEQPSANSCYRRLTQLAEVNGWTIPSVKALLRRLREEVGEVAVCLAREGAEAAMRRYPAQQRDRSVFHALEAVNADGHKFDVFVRFPGMGPKEKGRAMLTVWQDLYSGKILAWRVSQTESSDSYRLSFADLLRDYGIPRHIYVDNGRGIASKMLTGGSATRYRGKVTAEDPLGLFTQLVGSDGIHWTTPYHGQAKPIERAFRDMCDDIAKHPEFAGAYTGNTPMNKPENYGKRAIELEAFLAVVERGIREHNARPGRRAAICAGRSFDAVFQESYQANAHRIPRPTRGQLRKWLLTLERATADKTTGAIHVLGNRYWSEPLARLAGLPANRRRVMVAFDPDNLHAGVQVETLDGREICFAPCLHATGFNDTQAARDHARNKAAYKRATKEQLEAQRRMDTARLGQLLEEADDGTEPPTPSEQKVTHGVFQPVRKVVGSDIREDEQEEVSPEERYRFDETVEMLARMRRRERL; translated from the coding sequence ATGAGCGCGCGCGAGGAGCAGTGGTTCTCGGCCAAGGCGCTGGCGGGGCTGCCGGGGATGCCTGGCACGCAGCAGAACGTGACAGCCAAGGCCAAGCGCGATGGCTGGGCGTGCCGCAAGCGCAGCGGCAAGGGCGGCGGGCGCGAGTACGCCTTTAGCAGCCTGCCGATCGCGACCCAGGCGGCGCTGCTGAAGGCGGCCGAGCCGGCGGCGCGAGCCGCGCGCGCCGCCCAGGGCGAGCCCGCCGGCGCGCCCGGCGAGTACGACGCCGAGGCGCTGTGGGCCTGGGCGGCCACGCGGCCGGCCAGCCTGCAGAAGGAGGGCGAGCGTCGCGCCGCGCTGCTCGACCAGGTGATGGTGCTGGTCAACGGCGGCCAGCCGTTCCGCGCCGCGGCCAAGGCGGTGGCCGAGCAGCACGCCGACGCCACGCCGGGCACGCTCAAGAACTGGTACTACGGTGTCAACGGCCAGCCCGGGGCGCGGCACTTCGCCCGCCACGACTGGCCCGCCGCGCTGATCCCGCGTTACGCCGGGCGCACCGAGAAGGCGCCGTGCAGCCCCGAGGCGTGGGACGTCTTCAAGGCGGACTACCTGCGCCTGGAGCAGCCCAGCGCCAACTCGTGCTACCGGCGGCTGACGCAGCTGGCCGAGGTCAACGGCTGGACGATCCCCTCGGTGAAGGCGCTGCTGCGCCGGCTGCGCGAGGAGGTCGGCGAGGTGGCGGTGTGCCTGGCGCGCGAGGGCGCCGAGGCGGCGATGCGCCGCTACCCCGCCCAGCAGCGCGACCGCAGCGTGTTCCACGCGCTGGAGGCGGTGAACGCCGATGGCCACAAGTTCGACGTGTTCGTGCGCTTCCCCGGCATGGGGCCCAAGGAAAAGGGTCGGGCGATGCTCACCGTGTGGCAGGACCTGTACAGCGGCAAGATCCTCGCCTGGCGGGTGAGCCAGACCGAGAGCAGCGACAGCTACCGGCTCTCGTTCGCCGACCTGCTGCGCGACTACGGCATTCCCAGGCACATCTACGTCGACAACGGCCGCGGCATCGCCAGCAAGATGCTGACCGGCGGCTCGGCCACCCGCTACCGCGGCAAGGTGACCGCCGAGGACCCGCTGGGCCTGTTCACCCAGCTGGTGGGCAGCGACGGCATCCACTGGACGACGCCCTATCACGGCCAGGCCAAGCCGATCGAGCGGGCCTTCCGGGACATGTGCGACGACATCGCCAAGCACCCCGAGTTCGCCGGCGCCTACACCGGCAACACGCCGATGAACAAGCCGGAGAACTACGGCAAGCGAGCGATTGAGCTGGAGGCGTTTCTGGCAGTGGTGGAGCGCGGCATCCGCGAGCACAACGCCCGGCCCGGGCGGCGCGCCGCGATCTGCGCCGGGCGCAGCTTCGATGCGGTGTTCCAGGAGAGCTACCAGGCCAACGCCCACCGCATCCCCAGGCCGACCCGCGGCCAGCTGCGCAAGTGGCTGCTGACCCTGGAGCGGGCCACCGCCGACAAGACCACCGGCGCCATCCACGTGCTGGGCAACCGCTACTGGAGCGAGCCGCTGGCGCGCCTGGCCGGCCTGCCGGCCAATCGCCGCCGGGTGATGGTCGCCTTCGACCCGGACAACCTGCACGCCGGCGTGCAGGTGGAGACCCTGGACGGCCGCGAGATCTGCTTCGCGCCCTGCCTGCACGCCACCGGCTTCAACGACACCCAGGCCGCCCGCGACCACGCGCGCAACAAGGCCGCCTACAAGCGGGCCACCAAGGAGCAGCTGGAAGCCCAGCGACGCATGGACACGGCACGCCTGGGGCAGCTGCTCGAGGAGGCCGACGACGGCACCGAGCCGCCCACGCCGAGCGAGCAGAAGGTCACCCACGGCGTGTTCCAGCCGGTACGCAAGGTGGTGGGATCGGACATCCGGGAGGACGAGCAAGAGGAGGTGAGCCCGGAGGAGCGCTACCGCTTCGATGAAACGGTGGAGATGCTCGCCCGCATGCGGCGCCGGGAGCGCCTGTAG
- a CDS encoding helix-turn-helix domain-containing protein: MAERKSRKKASPQDWHRADIKSALEKAGWSLRKLSTHHGYANPNTLQTALNRPWPKAERYIAEAIGVEPAEIWPSRYQGKDTTGARKGQRGVERKAA; this comes from the coding sequence ATGGCGGAACGAAAGAGCCGGAAAAAAGCCAGCCCCCAGGACTGGCATCGCGCCGACATCAAGTCGGCGCTGGAGAAGGCCGGCTGGTCTCTCCGCAAGCTGTCGACGCATCACGGCTACGCGAACCCGAACACGCTGCAGACCGCGCTGAATCGACCCTGGCCCAAGGCAGAGCGCTATATCGCCGAGGCGATTGGCGTCGAGCCCGCCGAGATCTGGCCAAGCCGTTACCAGGGAAAGGATACCACCGGTGCCCGCAAAGGGCAGCGAGGGGTGGAGAGGAAGGCTGCATGA
- a CDS encoding helix-turn-helix domain-containing protein, with translation MLNAESGSESEGSGSSPELECGFSGRLKQAIGARSVLSFAKECGISDSLVRKYLAGSHPGLDKAVVMARVAGVSLEWLATGEGSSDKGAQTPAKQGFAGGEIDLDLLESVAATTLQELETRRIHLEPAAQARLLRVLYRHFASRHEQPDHDTVSNIIDLAAYR, from the coding sequence ATGTTGAACGCCGAATCAGGATCAGAGAGTGAGGGTTCAGGTTCTTCACCTGAACTTGAGTGCGGATTTTCGGGCAGGCTCAAGCAGGCCATTGGTGCTAGATCGGTCCTTTCGTTCGCCAAGGAGTGCGGGATAAGCGACAGCCTGGTGCGAAAATACCTAGCTGGCTCGCACCCTGGTTTGGATAAGGCTGTAGTGATGGCGCGGGTCGCGGGCGTATCACTGGAGTGGCTGGCCACGGGCGAGGGTAGCTCCGATAAAGGGGCGCAGACGCCCGCTAAGCAAGGCTTTGCTGGGGGCGAAATCGATTTAGATTTACTCGAGAGCGTGGCGGCCACCACGCTGCAGGAGCTGGAAACGCGGCGCATCCACCTGGAGCCCGCCGCCCAGGCACGCCTGCTGCGGGTGCTGTACCGCCACTTCGCCAGCCGTCACGAACAGCCGGACCACGACACGGTAAGCAACATCATTGATCTAGCCGCATACCGATAG
- a CDS encoding zinc-binding dehydrogenase encodes MCPPSFGNASGPVPAFEPALLAKKGSLFLTRPTLFHYTSTPEDLNWAAGDLFEVVGSGAVKIEINQTYALKDAAQAHRDLEGRKTTGSTVLLP; translated from the coding sequence TTGTGTCCCCCCTCATTCGGCAACGCCTCCGGCCCCGTGCCCGCCTTCGAGCCGGCCCTTCTGGCCAAGAAGGGCTCCCTGTTCCTCACCCGGCCGACCCTGTTCCACTACACCTCCACCCCCGAGGACCTGAACTGGGCCGCCGGGGATCTGTTCGAGGTGGTGGGGAGCGGGGCGGTGAAGATCGAGATCAACCAGACCTATGCGCTCAAGGACGCGGCCCAGGCCCACCGGGATCTGGAGGGCAGGAAGACGACGGGATCTACCGTGTTGCTGCCCTGA
- a CDS encoding methyl-accepting chemotaxis protein, with translation MNNLPIGIRLTIGFGLLVLLMVALALGAWLQYSAVRASVALNQHTYTVILDAEQMLMGLVNMETGQRGYLLSGDEEKLAVYREGQEEFSQELATLRRLTADNRAQQARLDAVAQRYDTWVRQHLEPAIELRRANPEISGALMRQLSDMTDAARNYMDTLREIIHEIEYEEHRLLEQRSAGLERNDSMLQGILLFGTLLGILLAVLAAWFITRSVVVPVRQAVGLAERLSEGDLTAQVNSISRDETGQLLTALDRTTQRLREMIGNIGSSASQLAAATEQMSAVSQQTRAGANRQQGETALVATAITQMSSSVQEISRNTQSASDSAGAANRRADDGRRAMDENTRGMEVLAEELLNASRVIEDVNGQSESIGTVLDVIRGIAEQTNLLALNAAIEAARAGEHGRGFAVVADEVRSLANRTQDSVGEIESMIDKLQKGAREAVNMMGRSGESAAQNLERTRNTQRLLEEIVAAVQTISDMTTQVASAVEEQTVVADDINRNAVSIKQVADETADAISQVDAASLELSRLAASLTGMVSRFRLQAA, from the coding sequence ATGAACAACCTACCCATTGGCATTCGTCTCACCATCGGGTTCGGCCTGCTGGTCCTCCTGATGGTCGCCCTGGCACTGGGCGCTTGGCTGCAGTACAGCGCGGTGCGCGCTTCGGTGGCGCTGAATCAGCACACTTACACCGTGATCCTGGATGCCGAGCAGATGCTCATGGGACTGGTGAACATGGAAACCGGCCAGCGCGGTTACCTGCTCTCTGGTGATGAAGAAAAACTCGCTGTCTATCGAGAAGGCCAGGAGGAGTTCAGCCAGGAACTCGCCACCCTGCGCCGCCTGACTGCGGACAACCGTGCACAGCAGGCTCGACTCGATGCTGTCGCACAGCGCTACGACACCTGGGTCCGGCAGCACCTGGAGCCGGCCATTGAATTGCGCAGGGCCAATCCGGAGATCAGCGGTGCACTGATGCGGCAACTGTCGGACATGACCGACGCTGCCCGAAACTACATGGATACCCTGCGAGAGATCATTCACGAGATCGAGTATGAAGAACACAGACTACTTGAACAGCGCTCCGCAGGCCTGGAGCGCAACGACAGCATGCTCCAGGGAATCCTGCTGTTCGGTACCCTGCTGGGCATCCTGCTCGCCGTTCTGGCCGCCTGGTTCATCACCCGCAGCGTGGTCGTACCCGTGCGACAGGCGGTCGGACTGGCGGAGAGGCTCTCCGAAGGGGATCTGACAGCACAGGTCAACTCGATCAGCCGTGATGAAACCGGACAGTTGCTGACCGCCCTTGACCGGACCACCCAGCGCCTGCGAGAGATGATCGGCAACATCGGCAGCAGCGCCTCCCAGTTGGCCGCGGCCACCGAGCAGATGTCCGCGGTCTCTCAACAGACCCGGGCCGGCGCCAACCGGCAGCAGGGGGAAACGGCGCTGGTGGCTACAGCCATCACCCAGATGAGCAGTTCCGTCCAGGAGATCTCCCGCAACACCCAGAGCGCCAGTGATTCCGCAGGCGCCGCCAATCGGCGCGCCGACGATGGCCGCCGGGCCATGGACGAGAATACCCGGGGCATGGAAGTCCTGGCCGAAGAACTGCTCAATGCCAGCCGCGTGATCGAGGACGTGAACGGTCAGAGCGAATCCATCGGCACCGTCCTCGACGTGATCCGGGGCATCGCCGAGCAGACCAACCTGCTGGCGCTCAACGCCGCCATCGAGGCCGCCCGCGCCGGGGAACACGGCCGCGGTTTTGCCGTGGTCGCCGACGAGGTGCGCAGCCTGGCCAATCGCACCCAGGATTCCGTCGGTGAGATCGAGTCCATGATTGACAAGCTGCAGAAGGGTGCCCGGGAAGCCGTGAACATGATGGGCCGCAGTGGCGAGAGTGCCGCCCAGAACCTGGAGCGCACTCGCAACACGCAGCGCTTGCTGGAGGAGATCGTCGCCGCGGTGCAGACCATCAGTGACATGACCACCCAGGTCGCCAGCGCGGTTGAGGAGCAGACCGTGGTGGCCGATGACATCAACCGCAACGCCGTGAGCATCAAGCAGGTGGCCGACGAGACCGCAGATGCCATCAGCCAGGTCGACGCCGCCAGCCTGGAACTGTCCCGCCTGGCCGCATCGCTCACCGGCATGGTCTCCCGGTTCAGACTGCAGGCTGCCTAG